A stretch of Crossiella cryophila DNA encodes these proteins:
- a CDS encoding sulfite exporter TauE/SafE family protein, which translates to MPDQLDQVQHSPVRQAPTALLAIGLTSGLLSGLFGVGGGVLIVPALVLLAGFGQKLAHGTSLAAVVPISITGAIGYAVDGSVNWMVAALLAAGSMAGAVLGTWLLHVLPVRWLRYGFAAVLLFTAIRLGFETPQRLGEVELGVGGAALMLALGLLVGTLSGMFGVGGGIIMVPAMILLFGISDVVAKGTSLLVVIPTGIIATVQNLKRGNTDLRSATILGLAGVVSAYGGVLLALLLPPRLSVVLFAALLAFTAYRMLRAKSD; encoded by the coding sequence ATGCCCGACCAGCTCGACCAGGTCCAGCACTCCCCCGTCCGGCAGGCGCCGACCGCCCTGCTCGCCATCGGGCTGACCAGCGGTCTGCTCTCCGGATTGTTCGGTGTCGGCGGCGGGGTCCTGATCGTTCCGGCCCTGGTGCTGTTGGCGGGTTTCGGCCAGAAGCTCGCGCACGGCACCTCACTGGCCGCGGTGGTGCCGATCTCGATCACCGGCGCCATCGGCTACGCGGTGGACGGCTCGGTGAACTGGATGGTGGCCGCGTTGCTGGCGGCCGGTTCCATGGCCGGCGCGGTGCTGGGCACCTGGCTGCTGCACGTGCTGCCGGTGCGCTGGCTGCGTTACGGCTTCGCCGCGGTGCTGCTGTTCACCGCGATCCGGCTCGGTTTCGAGACCCCGCAACGACTCGGCGAGGTCGAACTCGGCGTGGGCGGGGCGGCGCTGATGCTCGCGCTGGGCCTGCTGGTGGGCACGCTGTCCGGGATGTTCGGCGTGGGCGGCGGGATCATCATGGTGCCGGCCATGATCCTGCTCTTCGGCATCAGCGATGTGGTCGCCAAGGGCACCTCGCTGCTGGTGGTGATCCCGACCGGGATCATCGCCACCGTGCAGAACCTCAAGCGCGGCAACACCGATCTGCGCTCGGCCACGATCCTCGGCCTGGCCGGGGTGGTCTCGGCCTACGGCGGCGTGCTGCTCGCGCTGCTGCTGCCGCCGCGGCTCTCGGTGGTGCTCTTCGCCGCGCTGCTGGCCTTCACCGCCTATCGCATGCTCCGGGCCAAGTCGGACTAG
- a CDS encoding sugar phosphate isomerase/epimerase family protein: MNRLSMNQMTVRSLTVPQLLDACQRHGVPAVGLWRDPVQTNGVTKTAHQVRESGLQVTSLCRGGFLTNPANQPEALADNRRAIDEAAELGAQSLVLVVGGLFDRDLPAARTRVADAVAQLAPYAAERDVILALEPMHPVFCADRGVLSTLKQALDMVEAIGSPAVRVVVDTVHVWWDPEVEVQIARAGERIALYQVCDWITPLPADVLAGRGIPGQGHIDFGVLGECVAAAGYSGFAEVEVFHEEVWAADPEEVFARVIRAHRELVLPGLERHLSG; this comes from the coding sequence GTGAACCGCCTGTCCATGAACCAGATGACCGTCCGCAGCCTCACCGTCCCCCAACTCCTGGACGCCTGCCAGCGCCACGGAGTCCCCGCCGTGGGCCTGTGGCGCGACCCGGTCCAGACCAACGGCGTCACCAAAACCGCCCACCAGGTAAGGGAATCCGGCCTCCAGGTCACCTCCCTCTGCCGGGGCGGTTTCCTCACCAACCCCGCCAACCAGCCCGAAGCCCTCGCCGACAACCGCCGCGCCATCGACGAGGCCGCCGAACTAGGCGCCCAGTCCCTGGTCCTGGTCGTCGGCGGCCTGTTCGACCGCGACCTGCCAGCCGCTCGAACCCGGGTAGCCGACGCCGTCGCCCAACTCGCCCCCTACGCCGCCGAACGCGACGTCATCCTGGCCCTGGAACCGATGCACCCGGTCTTCTGCGCCGACCGCGGTGTGCTGTCCACGCTGAAACAGGCCCTGGACATGGTCGAGGCGATCGGCAGCCCGGCGGTGCGGGTGGTGGTGGACACCGTGCACGTGTGGTGGGACCCGGAGGTGGAGGTCCAGATCGCGCGGGCGGGGGAGCGGATCGCGCTGTACCAGGTGTGCGACTGGATCACCCCGTTGCCGGCGGATGTGCTTGCGGGGCGGGGGATTCCGGGGCAGGGGCACATCGACTTCGGGGTGCTGGGGGAGTGTGTGGCGGCTGCGGGGTACTCGGGGTTCGCCGAGGTGGAGGTTTTCCACGAGGAGGTGTGGGCGGCTGATCCGGAGGAGGTGTTCGCGCGGGTGATCCGGGCGCATCGGGAACTGGTGCTGCCGGGGTTGGAGCGTCACCTCTCCGGGTGA
- a CDS encoding DUF1707 SHOCT-like domain-containing protein, whose protein sequence is MAVEDHRPVLRITDQEREVAVARLNTAVADGRLTWPEHNERLARAYAARTSAELLPVLADLGAPEVPAQRVVAVGSKIQRAMEPGRVEVKAVFGAVILDLSGLSGDTEVEVVATAFCGKVIITVPHNATVLDEGSAVLGKRALPGAIQAPGPRVRITGRSTLSKLAVLRG, encoded by the coding sequence ATGGCCGTCGAGGACCATCGTCCGGTGCTGCGGATCACCGATCAGGAGCGGGAGGTCGCGGTCGCCCGGCTCAACACCGCGGTCGCCGACGGCAGGCTGACCTGGCCCGAGCACAACGAGCGACTGGCCAGGGCCTACGCCGCGCGCACCTCGGCCGAGCTGCTGCCGGTGCTGGCCGACCTCGGCGCGCCCGAGGTGCCGGCGCAGCGGGTGGTCGCGGTGGGTAGCAAGATCCAGCGCGCGATGGAGCCGGGGCGGGTGGAGGTCAAGGCGGTCTTCGGCGCGGTGATCCTGGACCTGTCCGGGCTCTCCGGGGACACCGAGGTCGAGGTGGTGGCCACCGCCTTCTGCGGCAAGGTGATCATCACGGTGCCGCACAACGCGACCGTGCTGGACGAGGGCAGCGCGGTGCTGGGCAAGCGGGCGCTGCCGGGTGCGATCCAGGCGCCGGGTCCGCGGGTGCGGATCACCGGGCGCAGCACGCTGAGCAAGCTCGCGGTGCTGCGCGGCTAG
- a CDS encoding heavy metal translocating P-type ATPase, giving the protein MASTEDGGLFGGRGELVFALLAGALLGAGAALDALGAAPEVFLGVNVLAFAFGAFHTVPEAYQKIRARRFEIDFLMLVAAAGAAALGSVAEGALLLFLFGLGHALEGYALTRARRSIEALADLAPKTALVRRGGDLTEVAIDELRIGEVVLVRPNLRLPADGFVLAGLSSVDQAPVTGESVPADKSPVPDAEAAAADPDLVPARSRVFAGTINGAGALEVRVTRLAADSTLARVVRLVTEAQDKTSPTQRFTDRFQRIFVPVVLAGVVLLLFAGLVIDEPFGATLYRALAVLVAASPCALAIATPSAVLSALARAARTGVLVKGGAPLEELGRLRAIAFDKTGTLTQGSPRLADVVTAAGVSAEELLAVAVAVESQSEHPLARAVVRDGRARLGDLATPTATGVRSVTGRGVLATVAGTEVWLGKRELFTELDLTPPRELDDALTRLEAEGRTTMLLRAGGRWLGVLGLMDLPRPRAAAVISRLHRLGIRRTIMLSGDNQRVATAVAAEVGVTEAHGDLLPEHKVAQVTRLRGREGRVAMVGDGVNDAPAMATATVGIAMGAAGSDVALETADVALMADDLDTLPFAVGLSRRAGRIIRQNLFASLGVVAVLIPATVLGLGIGVAVAVHEGSTLIVVANALRLLAYRDRSART; this is encoded by the coding sequence ATGGCGAGTACCGAGGACGGCGGGCTGTTCGGCGGACGCGGCGAGCTGGTGTTCGCGCTGCTCGCCGGTGCCCTGCTGGGTGCGGGCGCGGCACTGGACGCGCTGGGCGCGGCGCCGGAGGTGTTCCTGGGCGTCAACGTGCTCGCGTTCGCCTTCGGCGCCTTCCACACCGTGCCCGAGGCGTACCAGAAGATCCGGGCCAGGCGGTTCGAGATCGACTTCCTGATGCTGGTGGCCGCGGCGGGCGCGGCGGCCCTCGGCTCGGTTGCCGAGGGCGCGCTGCTGCTGTTCCTGTTCGGCCTCGGCCACGCCCTGGAGGGCTACGCGCTGACCAGGGCCCGGCGCTCGATCGAGGCCCTGGCCGACCTGGCCCCGAAGACCGCGCTGGTCCGGCGCGGGGGTGACCTCACCGAGGTGGCGATCGACGAGCTGCGGATCGGCGAGGTGGTCCTGGTCCGGCCGAACCTGCGACTGCCCGCCGACGGGTTCGTGCTCGCCGGTCTGAGCAGCGTCGACCAGGCCCCGGTGACCGGGGAGAGCGTGCCCGCGGACAAGAGCCCGGTGCCCGACGCCGAGGCCGCCGCGGCCGACCCGGACCTGGTCCCGGCGCGGTCCCGGGTGTTCGCGGGCACGATCAACGGCGCGGGCGCGCTCGAGGTGCGGGTCACCCGGCTCGCGGCGGACAGCACCCTGGCCAGGGTGGTCCGGCTGGTCACCGAGGCCCAGGACAAGACCTCGCCGACCCAGCGGTTCACCGACCGGTTCCAGCGGATCTTCGTCCCGGTGGTGCTCGCCGGGGTGGTGCTGCTGCTCTTCGCCGGCCTGGTCATCGACGAACCCTTCGGCGCCACCCTCTACCGGGCCCTGGCCGTGCTGGTCGCCGCCAGCCCGTGCGCGCTGGCCATCGCCACCCCGAGCGCGGTGCTCTCCGCCCTGGCCCGCGCGGCGCGGACCGGCGTGCTGGTCAAGGGCGGCGCGCCCCTGGAGGAACTGGGCAGGCTGCGGGCGATCGCCTTCGACAAGACCGGCACCCTGACCCAGGGCAGCCCGCGCCTGGCCGACGTGGTGACCGCCGCCGGAGTCAGCGCGGAGGAGCTGCTCGCCGTCGCCGTGGCCGTGGAGAGCCAGAGCGAGCACCCCCTGGCCAGGGCCGTGGTCCGGGACGGCCGCGCCCGCCTCGGCGACCTCGCCACACCGACGGCGACCGGGGTCCGCTCGGTCACCGGTCGCGGTGTGCTGGCCACCGTCGCGGGCACCGAGGTCTGGCTCGGCAAGCGCGAGCTGTTCACCGAACTGGACCTGACGCCGCCGCGCGAACTCGACGACGCCCTGACCCGCCTGGAAGCCGAGGGCCGCACCACGATGCTCCTCCGCGCGGGCGGGCGCTGGCTGGGTGTGCTCGGCCTGATGGACCTGCCGCGGCCCCGGGCGGCCGCGGTGATCAGCCGCCTGCACCGGCTCGGCATCCGGCGCACGATCATGCTTTCTGGGGACAACCAGCGGGTGGCCACCGCCGTCGCCGCCGAGGTCGGGGTCACCGAGGCGCACGGCGATCTGCTGCCCGAGCACAAGGTCGCCCAGGTGACCCGGCTGCGCGGGCGTGAGGGCCGGGTGGCCATGGTCGGCGACGGGGTGAACGACGCCCCGGCCATGGCCACCGCCACGGTCGGCATCGCCATGGGCGCCGCTGGCTCCGACGTGGCACTGGAAACCGCCGACGTCGCCCTGATGGCCGACGACCTGGACACCCTGCCCTTCGCCGTCGGCCTGAGCCGCCGGGCGGGCCGGATCATCCGGCAGAACCTGTTCGCCAGCCTCGGCGTGGTCGCGGTGCTGATCCCGGCCACCGTCCTGGGTCTGGGCATCGGCGTCGCGGTGGCCGTGCACGAGGGCTCCACCCTCATCGTGGTGGCCAACGCACTGCGCCTGCTGGCCTACCGCGACCGCTCGGCCAGGACCTAG
- a CDS encoding GntR family transcriptional regulator — MPRPRNDTPTAKVTELPGLSAPTPLGNQLYRLLEEAILDGTLAPGQRLDPEELAAHFGVSRIPIRETLRALDAAGWIELRPRDGAFVRTWSTQEVVDLFEARTVLEGEISAKAALRRTEPQLARLTELVELGREALDCEEPERLPTINEHFHAAIAACAHNEVLAGIRAGLAKRVRFYFAAVAPARGADSIAEHQALVTAIRNRDAGLAAELARQHVRRTRAALGEHLTEASPAP; from the coding sequence GTGCCCAGGCCGCGCAATGACACGCCGACGGCCAAGGTAACCGAGCTGCCCGGACTCAGCGCGCCGACCCCGTTGGGCAATCAGCTGTATCGCCTGCTGGAGGAGGCGATCCTGGACGGCACCCTGGCCCCGGGACAGCGCCTGGACCCGGAGGAACTGGCCGCCCATTTCGGGGTGAGTCGTATCCCGATCCGTGAGACGCTGCGCGCGCTGGACGCCGCGGGCTGGATCGAACTGCGGCCGCGCGACGGCGCCTTCGTGCGCACCTGGTCCACCCAGGAGGTGGTGGACTTGTTCGAGGCGCGCACCGTGCTGGAGGGCGAGATCTCGGCCAAGGCCGCGCTGCGCCGCACCGAACCGCAGCTGGCCCGGCTGACCGAACTGGTCGAACTCGGCCGGGAGGCCCTGGACTGCGAGGAACCCGAGCGGCTGCCCACCATCAACGAGCACTTCCACGCCGCGATCGCGGCCTGCGCGCACAACGAGGTCCTCGCCGGCATCCGGGCCGGCCTGGCCAAGCGGGTCCGCTTCTACTTCGCCGCGGTCGCCCCCGCCCGCGGCGCGGACAGCATCGCCGAACATCAGGCCCTGGTCACCGCGATCCGCAACCGCGACGCCGGCCTGGCCGCCGAACTCGCCCGCCAGCACGTCCGCCGCACCCGAGCCGCCCTCGGCGAACACCTCACCGAAGCCAGCCCCGCCCCCTAA
- a CDS encoding peptide MFS transporter produces the protein MSATVNEAAPQRGFFGQPKGLSSLFFTEMWERFSYYGMKALLVIYLYKAVSEGGLGIPKETAIAVGSVYAAAVYMGSLPGGWLADRLLGAQKALLYGGILIMFGHISMAIPAGASTTYLGLILIVLGTSLLKPNISSIVGRLYREDDPRRDAGFTIFYMSINIGGGVAPLLCGFLAAQWGYHVGFGVAAIGMFFGLVQYVLTRKNLGEAGLHPTNPLPADQRAKIVGRLVGIVLAVVAAVVAAIMLGVLEVGGVVLLISALSILLPAGYFMFMLRSDKTTPVERDRVKAYIPLFIGATLFWMIFEQAGTVLNIYAEERVDRDIFGWEFPAPWFQSVNPAFIVLLAPLVAALWLRLGTRQPSTPRKFAVALVLIGLSFGILAVAGLSGEKVAALWLLLVFAVQTVGELCLSPVGLSATTKLAPAAFSSQMMGLWFLATAAGNGIAGQIAPLSTTMSELAYFGLLGGAAILLAVFLWIGANRVKRLMHGVN, from the coding sequence GTGAGCGCGACCGTCAACGAAGCGGCGCCGCAACGCGGCTTCTTCGGCCAGCCAAAAGGGCTGTCCAGCCTCTTCTTCACCGAGATGTGGGAGCGGTTCTCCTATTACGGGATGAAGGCGCTGCTGGTCATCTACCTCTACAAGGCCGTGAGTGAGGGCGGTCTGGGCATCCCCAAGGAGACCGCGATCGCGGTCGGCTCGGTGTACGCCGCCGCGGTGTACATGGGCTCCCTGCCCGGCGGCTGGCTGGCCGACCGCCTGCTCGGCGCGCAGAAGGCGCTGCTCTACGGCGGCATCCTGATCATGTTCGGGCACATCAGCATGGCCATCCCGGCCGGTGCCTCGACCACCTACCTCGGCCTGATCCTGATCGTGCTGGGCACCAGCCTGCTCAAGCCGAACATCTCCAGCATCGTCGGCCGCCTCTACCGCGAGGACGACCCGCGCCGGGACGCCGGTTTCACCATCTTCTACATGTCGATCAACATCGGTGGCGGCGTCGCACCGCTGCTGTGCGGCTTCCTGGCCGCCCAGTGGGGCTACCACGTCGGCTTCGGCGTCGCCGCGATCGGCATGTTCTTCGGCCTGGTCCAGTACGTGCTGACCCGCAAGAACCTCGGCGAGGCCGGGCTGCACCCGACCAACCCGCTGCCGGCGGACCAGCGCGCCAAGATCGTCGGCCGGCTGGTCGGCATCGTGCTCGCCGTGGTCGCCGCGGTGGTGGCCGCGATCATGCTCGGCGTGCTCGAGGTCGGCGGCGTGGTGCTGCTGATCAGCGCCCTGTCCATCCTGCTGCCCGCCGGCTACTTCATGTTCATGCTGCGCAGCGACAAGACCACCCCGGTGGAACGGGACCGGGTCAAGGCCTACATCCCGCTGTTCATCGGCGCCACCCTGTTCTGGATGATCTTCGAGCAGGCCGGCACGGTGCTCAACATCTACGCCGAGGAGCGGGTCGACCGCGACATCTTCGGCTGGGAGTTCCCCGCCCCCTGGTTCCAGTCGGTGAACCCGGCCTTCATCGTGCTGCTGGCCCCGCTGGTCGCCGCGCTCTGGCTGCGCCTTGGCACCCGGCAGCCGTCCACCCCGCGCAAGTTCGCCGTCGCGCTGGTGCTGATCGGCCTGTCCTTCGGCATCCTCGCGGTGGCCGGGCTCAGCGGCGAGAAGGTCGCCGCGCTGTGGCTGCTGCTGGTCTTCGCGGTGCAGACGGTCGGCGAGCTGTGCCTGTCCCCGGTGGGCCTGTCCGCCACCACGAAGCTGGCCCCGGCCGCCTTCTCCTCGCAGATGATGGGCCTGTGGTTCCTGGCCACCGCGGCGGGCAACGGCATCGCCGGGCAGATCGCGCCGCTGTCCACCACCATGTCCGAGCTGGCCTACTTCGGCCTGCTCGGCGGCGCCGCGATCCTGCTGGCGGTGTTCCTGTGGATCGGCGCCAACCGGGTCAAGCGGCTGATGCACGGCGTCAACTGA
- a CDS encoding TetR/AcrR family transcriptional regulator: MPSTPHLPRGARTRHRVLDAAARLLAKDPGASLGEIAAAAGIGRTTVHRHFPTRDDLLQALAFDALAAIAEGVGEVPMATEPPESALLALATALLPLGPRVSWLANERSLTADREVLAAFERVARPLRELVEREQAEGRFAPHLAPHWVVQVFVAVLCAAWEAVDNGELAPKAAPELVVETVLRGVAR; this comes from the coding sequence ATGCCCAGTACACCGCACCTGCCCCGCGGGGCGCGCACCCGGCACCGGGTCCTGGACGCCGCCGCCCGGCTGCTGGCCAAGGACCCTGGCGCGAGCCTCGGTGAGATCGCCGCGGCCGCCGGGATCGGCCGCACCACCGTGCACCGGCACTTCCCGACCAGGGACGACCTGTTGCAGGCCTTGGCATTCGACGCCCTGGCCGCCATCGCGGAGGGTGTCGGCGAGGTCCCGATGGCCACCGAGCCGCCGGAGTCCGCGCTGCTCGCGCTGGCCACCGCGTTGCTGCCGCTGGGGCCCAGGGTGTCCTGGCTGGCCAACGAGCGGTCGCTGACCGCCGACCGCGAGGTGCTGGCCGCCTTCGAGCGGGTCGCCCGGCCGCTGCGGGAACTGGTGGAACGGGAACAGGCCGAGGGCCGCTTCGCCCCGCACCTGGCGCCGCACTGGGTGGTGCAGGTGTTCGTGGCGGTGCTGTGCGCGGCCTGGGAGGCCGTGGACAACGGCGAACTGGCCCCGAAGGCGGCGCCGGAGCTGGTGGTCGAGACCGTGTTGAGAGGGGTCGCCCGATGA
- a CDS encoding cytochrome P450, translated as MTVLGHLRSQLAFLTHRSVLWGASALGDPGARLVRRGTADPYPLYDEIRATAPLVRSRLGFYVGAGHALSARLLRDDRFGMPGPHGVFPLRAATEPVHPIEDSFLMMDPPDHTRLRRLVAPWFTSRTVARRAEEIERIVADCLDEFEGAGEVDLVPLFANRVPVQVICDLLGVPAPEHERFRGWANRIAPAFDGVNSVGEFERLRQVMLELQEFFTELIAFRRRHPAEDILSGLVHAKVDGESLNTKDLLATSGLLLLAGFGTTVNLIGKGALGLLTHPDALGHLRRDPGLAAAVVEETLRYDPPVHLTARFAREDAEVAGFRFRRGDQIVLSLAGANRDPAVFDHPDQFDPTRPNAREHLAFSGGIHFCVGAALARLEAGIALRALFQRHPRLELAGAPERGDGRTLPMLTSLPVHCPRRAASSAA; from the coding sequence ATGACCGTGCTGGGACACCTGAGGTCGCAACTGGCCTTCCTGACCCACCGGAGCGTGCTGTGGGGCGCGTCCGCGCTGGGCGATCCCGGCGCGCGGCTGGTGCGTCGGGGCACCGCCGACCCGTACCCGCTCTACGACGAGATCCGGGCCACCGCGCCACTGGTGCGCAGCAGGCTGGGCTTCTACGTCGGCGCCGGGCACGCGCTGTCCGCGCGGCTGCTGCGGGACGACCGCTTCGGCATGCCGGGCCCGCACGGGGTGTTCCCGTTACGGGCGGCCACCGAACCGGTGCACCCGATCGAGGACTCGTTCCTGATGATGGACCCGCCCGATCACACCCGCCTGCGCAGGCTGGTCGCGCCCTGGTTCACCTCGCGCACGGTGGCCCGGCGCGCCGAGGAGATCGAGCGGATCGTGGCCGACTGCCTGGACGAGTTCGAGGGCGCGGGCGAGGTGGACCTGGTCCCGTTGTTCGCCAACCGGGTGCCGGTGCAGGTGATCTGCGATCTGCTGGGTGTGCCCGCGCCGGAGCACGAGCGTTTCCGGGGCTGGGCGAACCGGATCGCGCCCGCCTTCGACGGGGTCAACTCGGTCGGGGAGTTCGAGCGGCTGCGGCAGGTGATGCTCGAGCTGCAGGAGTTCTTCACCGAGCTGATCGCCTTCCGCCGCAGGCACCCGGCCGAGGACATCCTCAGCGGCCTGGTGCACGCCAAGGTCGACGGGGAATCGCTGAACACCAAGGACCTTCTCGCGACCAGCGGGTTGCTGCTGCTGGCGGGCTTCGGCACCACGGTGAACCTGATCGGCAAGGGCGCGCTGGGCCTGCTCACCCACCCGGACGCGCTTGGCCACCTGCGCCGCGACCCCGGGCTGGCCGCGGCGGTGGTGGAGGAGACCCTGCGCTACGACCCGCCGGTGCACCTGACCGCGCGTTTCGCCAGGGAGGACGCCGAGGTGGCCGGGTTCCGGTTCCGGCGGGGAGACCAGATCGTGCTCTCCCTCGCCGGGGCCAACCGGGATCCGGCGGTGTTCGACCACCCGGACCAGTTCGACCCGACCCGCCCCAACGCCAGGGAACACCTGGCCTTCTCCGGCGGGATCCACTTCTGCGTCGGCGCGGCGCTGGCCCGGCTGGAGGCCGGGATCGCGTTGCGCGCGCTGTTCCAGCGGCACCCCCGGCTGGAACTGGCCGGGGCGCCCGAACGCGGTGACGGGCGGACCCTGCCGATGCTGACCAGCCTGCCCGTGCACTGCCCGCGCCGGGCGGCCAGTTCGGCGGCCTGA
- a CDS encoding dihydrodipicolinate synthase family protein — MTEVLLPKPGGALHRHTLDTRGWRWPPPARPATSRQVLAAAHVVACPFADNTPGAPPELDWDSTLAYRHHLWRHGLGVAEAMDTAQRGMGLDWPRAAELIRRSAKEARACGGRIAAGIGTDHLTGPATLDQVAQAYLTQLEVAAEAEVQPILMCSRALAATARGPEDYHRVYDRVLSAADRPVILHWLGPAFDPALTGYWGSEDVAEATGHFLDLIHAHASTVDGIKVSLLDAGHEIDLRRRLPDGVRCYTGDDYHYPELIAGDEHGHSDALLGILDGIAPIAAAALSQLDTGDTAGFRAQLATTVPLSSHLFATPTYHYKTGLTFLAWLTGHQSAFAMVNGAQSARSLAHLAEVLRLADQTGLLPDPDLAAHRWRLLLATAGVES, encoded by the coding sequence GTGACCGAGGTCCTGCTGCCCAAGCCCGGCGGCGCCCTGCACCGGCACACCCTGGACACCCGCGGCTGGCGCTGGCCACCACCGGCCAGGCCCGCGACCTCCCGGCAGGTCCTGGCCGCCGCGCACGTGGTCGCCTGCCCCTTCGCCGACAACACCCCCGGTGCCCCGCCCGAACTGGACTGGGACAGCACCCTGGCCTACCGGCACCACCTGTGGCGGCACGGCCTGGGGGTGGCCGAGGCGATGGACACCGCGCAACGCGGCATGGGCCTGGACTGGCCGAGGGCCGCCGAGCTGATCCGGCGCAGCGCCAAGGAGGCCCGCGCCTGCGGCGGCCGGATCGCCGCCGGCATCGGCACCGACCACCTGACCGGCCCGGCCACCCTGGACCAGGTCGCGCAGGCATACCTGACACAGCTGGAGGTGGCCGCCGAGGCCGAGGTCCAGCCGATCCTGATGTGCAGCCGCGCCCTGGCCGCCACCGCCCGCGGCCCCGAGGACTACCACCGGGTCTACGACCGGGTGCTCTCCGCCGCCGACCGCCCGGTCATCCTGCACTGGCTCGGCCCGGCCTTCGACCCAGCGCTCACCGGCTACTGGGGCAGCGAGGATGTCGCCGAGGCCACCGGGCACTTCCTGGACCTGATCCACGCGCACGCGTCCACAGTGGACGGAATCAAGGTCTCCCTGCTCGACGCCGGGCATGAGATCGACCTGCGCCGCCGGCTCCCGGACGGCGTGCGCTGCTACACCGGCGACGACTACCACTACCCGGAGCTGATCGCCGGCGACGAACACGGCCACAGCGACGCCCTGCTGGGCATCCTGGACGGCATCGCCCCGATCGCCGCCGCGGCACTGTCCCAGTTGGACACCGGGGACACCGCGGGCTTCCGCGCCCAGCTGGCCACCACGGTCCCGCTGTCCAGTCACCTCTTCGCCACCCCGACCTACCACTACAAGACCGGCCTGACCTTCCTCGCCTGGCTGACCGGCCACCAGTCCGCCTTCGCCATGGTCAACGGCGCCCAGTCGGCCCGCTCCCTGGCCCACCTGGCCGAGGTCCTGCGCCTGGCCGACCAGACCGGGTTGCTACCCGACCCGGACCTGGCCGCCCACCGCTGGCGCCTGCTCCTCGCCACCGCGGGAGTCGAGTCGTGA
- a CDS encoding Gfo/Idh/MocA family protein, translated as MSVRPIGIALNGVTGRMGYRQHLVRSLLAIRDEGGVRLPNGDTLLPELVLVGRDPAKLKDIADRHDLPRWSTDVDGVLADPGVQVYFDAQVTSARVASVHRAIAAGKHVYAEKPIAPDVAAALELAGAAEAAGIRHGVVADKLYLPGIKKLRRLLDGGFFGRVLSVRGEFGYWVFEGDWQPAQRPSWNYRAQDGGGIVLDMFCHWSYLLEGLFGPITAVTARAVTHVPQRWDEQGQAYEATADDAAYAIFELGEGVIAQVNSSWCTRVRRDELVEFQVDGVQGSAVAGLRECVAQHRAHTPKPVWNPDLPVEVDFRSQWHPVPDNASHDNGFKEQWTEFLRHLADPEPAQAYPHNFHTAARGVQLAELGLRSSAQGRRLSVPELT; from the coding sequence ATGTCGGTGCGCCCCATCGGGATCGCACTCAACGGAGTCACCGGACGCATGGGCTACCGGCAACATCTGGTGCGCTCGCTGCTGGCGATCCGGGACGAGGGCGGCGTCCGACTGCCGAATGGGGACACCTTGTTACCGGAACTGGTCCTGGTGGGCCGGGATCCGGCCAAGCTCAAGGACATCGCCGACCGGCACGACCTGCCGCGCTGGAGCACCGATGTGGACGGTGTGCTGGCCGACCCAGGGGTGCAGGTCTACTTCGACGCCCAGGTGACCAGCGCCAGGGTCGCCTCGGTGCACCGGGCCATCGCCGCGGGCAAGCACGTCTACGCGGAGAAACCCATCGCCCCGGACGTGGCCGCCGCCCTCGAACTGGCCGGGGCGGCCGAGGCCGCCGGGATCCGGCACGGCGTGGTCGCGGACAAGCTCTACCTGCCCGGCATCAAGAAGCTGCGGCGACTCCTGGACGGCGGGTTCTTCGGCCGGGTGCTCAGCGTGCGCGGCGAGTTCGGCTACTGGGTGTTCGAGGGCGACTGGCAACCGGCGCAACGACCCAGTTGGAACTATCGCGCGCAGGACGGTGGCGGCATCGTGCTGGACATGTTCTGCCACTGGAGCTACCTCCTGGAGGGCCTGTTCGGCCCGATCACCGCGGTCACCGCGCGCGCGGTCACCCATGTCCCGCAACGGTGGGACGAACAGGGCCAGGCATACGAGGCCACCGCGGACGACGCCGCCTACGCCATCTTCGAGCTGGGCGAGGGCGTGATCGCGCAGGTCAACTCCTCCTGGTGCACCCGGGTCCGCCGGGACGAGCTGGTCGAGTTCCAGGTGGACGGTGTGCAGGGCAGCGCGGTGGCCGGACTGCGCGAGTGCGTGGCCCAGCACCGCGCGCACACGCCGAAACCGGTGTGGAACCCGGACCTGCCGGTGGAGGTGGACTTCCGCTCGCAGTGGCATCCGGTGCCGGACAACGCCAGTCACGACAACGGCTTCAAGGAGCAGTGGACCGAGTTCCTCCGGCACCTGGCCGACCCGGAACCCGCGCAGGCCTACCCGCACAACTTCCACACCGCCGCCCGCGGCGTGCAACTCGCCGAGCTGGGCCTGCGCTCCTCGGCGCAGGGCAGGCGGCTGAGCGTGCCGGAGCTGACGTGA